AGATTGCACTTGCGACATTTGTTCTTTGTTCTTTAAGTAAAAATCAATAACTTGCTGTGGCTCTTGATAAGCCTGAGCCATATCTTCCAAGAAAGCACGAACACGATCATCATCTACTTTCAATTCGTCTTTCTTAATGACTTCAGAAATCAGTAAACCAAGTTTAGCGCGTTTTTTAGCTTCATCTTGAAACAATTCTGCTGGCAACTGAGAAGCATCAAAACCCTCACCACCAAACTGACTTGCAGCTTGCTTACGAAGCGCATCTACTTCTTGATCAATCAAAGCGGAAGGCACTTCAACTTCATTGATAGATAATAAACCATCAAACAAAGCATTTTTAAGTTTTGCTTTTATTGCTTGGTTAAGCTCTCGCTCCATGTTTTTACGAACTTCAACACGTAAAGCATCAATAGTTGCGTCTGCAAGACCGAACTTTTCAACAAAAGCGTCATCTAATTCAGGTAAAATTTGCTCGGCAACCTCAGATACAGTGATCTTAAAAGTTGCTTCTTTACCCTTAAGGTTTTCTGCTTGGTAATCATCTGGGAAAGTCACAGAGATTGTACGCTCTTCACCTGCTTTAGCACCAATAACGCCAGACTCAAAGCCAGGAATCATAGTGTTAGAGCCAAGAACCAATTTGTGCGCCTGAGCAGCACCGCCTTCAAAAGCCTCGTCACCTAAGTAACCAACGAAATCGATTGTAACCTGATCGCCATCTGCTGATACGCGCTCAACGGCAGTCCATTCAGCGTTTTGTTTACGCAAAGTTTCCAACATAACATCAACGTCAGCATCGGTAACATCAGATACAACGCGATCGACTTTAATGCTGGCATTGTCAGCCAAAGTAACTTCTGGGTAAACTTCTATTTTTACGACAAACTCAAGATCTGCACCTTCAGCAAAGTTCTTAGGTTCAATTGAAGGCATTCCAGCTGGCTGGATAGATTCTTTTTGAATCGCTTCAACATAAGCATCACGCATTATTTGCTCTACAGCATCCATACGAATACCCTGACCATAGCGTTTTTTAACAACGCTAACAGGCACTTTGCCTTTGCGAAAACCATCTATACGAATAGTCTTTGCCGTTTTAGCCACTTCAGAACTTACTTTTTCGTCAACACGAGCAGCTGGAACACTAATAGTCAGAACGCGCTCGATTGGAGACGTTGTCTCTACAGAAACTTGCATAAAACTTCCTCTCGGGAACTTGCTTTAATTTGTTGGTAATCTCGTCATTAACAAGACATCTATTCAATTACTGCCAACAAAACCTAAATGAAAATTAATTAAACTAATGGACTGAAATGGTGCTCCGTACTGGATTCGAACCAGTGACCTACCGCTTAGAAGGCGGTTGCTCTATCCAACTGAGCTAACGGAACTATGTTCATTACATTTCTTGTGGTGGGCTATTATAGGGATGGAATAGCAATCGTCAACCGATAGACATAAAAAAGCCCAGTAAACTGGGCTAAAATGACTATTTGTAACTGATGAGCCGAGAATAGCTAATATTCGCCGTTCAACAGAAAAAATATCACAAAAGGAACACGGCAAATAATACAAGCAGGTCATTGTAAAAACAAGTAATATGCGCCAAAACGCATCACCTTGCACTCTTTTTGTGCAATGTGCATTAGAAGGAAGTTTTTATAATCTTTTTTAAGCTGTGATATTGTAATAACTCATCTAACCGAGCCCAGTTACTATGCCTGAACCTCTAATCTATTTTTTTCTAGCTCTAAAACGCTATGGACATCTAACAATAACACGATTCCAAAATAGCAACCTTTCACAAAAAGCAGCGCAACTTACACTCTCAAGTTTACTCGCTGCCGTCCCCATCATCACTATCATTCTTGGCATACTAAGCTTTACCCCAGCACTGGAAGCGATGCAATCCCAGCTATTTCGACTTATTGAACAACACTTAGCCCCAGGCTCTAGTGATGTAATGCTTCCTTATCTAATTAAGTTTTCAGCACAAACTAAAAACTTACCCATTGCTGGATTAGTCGCACTTTTCATCACAGCACTCCTTCTACTAAATAGCTTTGAAAGCAGCGTACAGTCAATCTGGGAAATTAGAAAAACACGTAAACTAAGAGAGCGATTATTAACCTACTGGGCCATACTCACCTTGGGACCAATTATTTTTGCAACATCGTTAAGCTTATATGGCACCCTCATATCCATCCAAATACGCAATGTAGAGACAAACCTCTGGCTTAACAGCTTATTAGAGCTAGGCAGTATTACACTCTATTTTTTAATGCTTTTAACATTGAATTTTCTGACGCCAAACGCTGATGTCTCAATCAAATGGGCTTCGATATCTGCTTTGATAGGTAGCGTTGGTCTATATATTCTAAACACCATATTCAGCTCCTTCGCCCAATTTTTTACCAGCTACCAAGTTGTATATGGAGCATTCGCCGCTATCCCTATATTTCTTGTATGGCTCCAAAGTTCGTGGCTAATAGTTCTTGCCTCGATCTGCCTTTGCGCAACGCTGCATAATATAAAAACTTAGCATCTGGTCAGGATTAATGTAAAATCCCGCAATTTTCTATAATAGGCCCCACCATGACGCAAACAATCAATGACCTAAACAAAATCTTAGATGAGGCAGATTGCTTAGTCGACGAAGCAAAACTGAATGAAGCTCTTGATAAAATGGCAGCCCAGATCACTATTGATCTTGCTGACAAACTCCCTCTCGTCTTGTGCGTTATGAATGGTGGCTTAATACCAACAGCCGCCTTAATAGAACGCCTAAACTTCCCATTAGAACTCGACTACATTCACGCAACACGCTATGGAATGGAAACCGAAGGCGCTTCTCTTAACTGGCTCAGCTACCCACAAACAAGGCTTAAAGATAGACACATTCTTGTCGTGGACGACATTTTTGACCAAGGGCACACGCTACAAGCCATTTCTCAATGGCTAGAAGCACAAGAAACAAGCAGCGTACACACAGCAACCGTCATCAACAAACTGCATGACCGAAAAACCAATATGATACCGAACTATGTCGGAACCGATGTAGCGGATAGATTTTTATTCGGCTACGGTATGGATTACAAAGGCTTTTTCCGAAACGTTAAAGGCATTTATGCCATAAAAGGCAGTTAATTCGAATACCAAAGCAAAATCGAATTAAAAAAAAGCGCTCATCATAATCATGATAAGCGCTTTTTTAATAACCAATAAAAATTAAAATACTCGATTAAAACCATTTAATGCAGCAACGCGATAGGCTTCCGCCATCGTTGGGTAGTTAAACGTCGTATTTAGGAAATATTTCAGCGTATTCTGCTCACCAGGCTGCTTCATAATAGCTTGACCAATGTGAACGATTTCAGAGGCTTGGTCCCCAAAACAATGAATCCCTAATAGCTCTAGAGTTTCTCGATGAAAGAGTATTTTCAACATCCCCACCGCTTCACCCGTAATTTGCGCTCGAGCCGTATTCTTGAAGAAAGCACGGCCCACTTCGTACGGTACTTTTTCCGCAGTAAGTTCAGCCTCAGTTTTACCAATAGAACTAATTTCAGGAATAGTATAAATTCCTGTTGGAACCTCACTAATAAACTCCGCACCTTCTGTCCCGTACATATTAGCAGCAACAGCACGACCTTGATCATAAGCAGCACTTGCTAAACTAGGCCAACCGATAACATCGCCTGCAGCATAAACATTTTCAACTTGCGTTTGGTAGGTATCATTAACGGCGAGTTGCCCACGACCATTCACTTCTAAGTCAATGGATTCTAATCCTAAATTATCTGTATTACCGGAACGACCATTACAAAATAACAAGGCATCTGCACGCAACTTTTTACCAGACGCCATATGCATGACAATTCCACGTTCAGTCGTTTCAACAGAGTCGTATGTTTCATTATGGCGGATAAGTACTCCACCATCACGTAAATGATAACTTAAGGCGTCGGTGATCTCGTCATCCAAGAAGCTAAGCAACTTTTTAGCCGGATTAATCAACTCAACACGCACACCAAGACCACAAAAAATTGAGGCATATTCACAACCAATAACACCAGCGCCATAAATGATCAAAGAACGAGGTGTGTGACTAAGACTTAAAATAGTGTCAGAACAATAAATACGAGGATGAGAAAAATCAATATTCGCAGGACGGTATGGACGAGAACCCGTTGCAATGACCACTTTATCAGCCACAAGCAACTCAGGCCCTTTCTCGTAGGTATTAACCTCTATGGTATTCGCATCTTTAAATTTGCCACGCCCGAAGTAAATATCAATTCGGTTACGCGCATAATATTCAGTACGACCCATAACTTGCTGGTCTATCACTCGGTTTGCGCGATCTAACACTTTAGGAAATGAAAACCAACGAGGCTCCCCAATATCACGGAACATAGGGTTAGTATTAAAGACAATTATCTCTTTAACAGCATGACGTAATGCTTTTGAAGGAATCGTTCCTAGATGCGTACAACTTCCGCCTACTTGTGAGCTAGCCTCAACAACAGCCACTCTTTTTCCTGCTTTTGCAGCGCTCATAGCAGCGCCTTCTCCTGCCGGACCTGTTCCTAAAACCACCACATCATAATGTCTCGTTGTCATAATACCCTCTTTACAATTCAATTATTTAGATGCGTCGTAAAACGTGTCATCAGAAACTTTCTCAACGGCACTTTCTTTCGTTTCTTTTTCGCACTTACCTTTATCGCCACCACAAATATCGCAAGCGACTTCCATACCTAAAGAACTCATACCACCGCAAGAACCAGAGATAGGCTTTCTTCCCATCAACACACCCACGGACATAGCAGCAACTAATAGAAGCATCAGGGCAAATGCCAAAACAATCGTCAACATAAGGTTTCTCCTCAAATCAAAAA
This genomic stretch from Marinomonas primoryensis harbors:
- the tig gene encoding trigger factor, which encodes MQVSVETTSPIERVLTISVPAARVDEKVSSEVAKTAKTIRIDGFRKGKVPVSVVKKRYGQGIRMDAVEQIMRDAYVEAIQKESIQPAGMPSIEPKNFAEGADLEFVVKIEVYPEVTLADNASIKVDRVVSDVTDADVDVMLETLRKQNAEWTAVERVSADGDQVTIDFVGYLGDEAFEGGAAQAHKLVLGSNTMIPGFESGVIGAKAGEERTISVTFPDDYQAENLKGKEATFKITVSEVAEQILPELDDAFVEKFGLADATIDALRVEVRKNMERELNQAIKAKLKNALFDGLLSINEVEVPSALIDQEVDALRKQAASQFGGEGFDASQLPAELFQDEAKKRAKLGLLISEVIKKDELKVDDDRVRAFLEDMAQAYQEPQQVIDFYLKNKEQMSQVQSAVLEEQVVDKLLESAQVTEVTLGYEDAIKPNAQAEEAGEEA
- a CDS encoding YihY family inner membrane protein, with product MPEPLIYFFLALKRYGHLTITRFQNSNLSQKAAQLTLSSLLAAVPIITIILGILSFTPALEAMQSQLFRLIEQHLAPGSSDVMLPYLIKFSAQTKNLPIAGLVALFITALLLLNSFESSVQSIWEIRKTRKLRERLLTYWAILTLGPIIFATSLSLYGTLISIQIRNVETNLWLNSLLELGSITLYFLMLLTLNFLTPNADVSIKWASISALIGSVGLYILNTIFSSFAQFFTSYQVVYGAFAAIPIFLVWLQSSWLIVLASICLCATLHNIKT
- a CDS encoding hypoxanthine-guanine phosphoribosyltransferase, with the translated sequence MTQTINDLNKILDEADCLVDEAKLNEALDKMAAQITIDLADKLPLVLCVMNGGLIPTAALIERLNFPLELDYIHATRYGMETEGASLNWLSYPQTRLKDRHILVVDDIFDQGHTLQAISQWLEAQETSSVHTATVINKLHDRKTNMIPNYVGTDVADRFLFGYGMDYKGFFRNVKGIYAIKGS
- the sthA gene encoding Si-specific NAD(P)(+) transhydrogenase — translated: MTTRHYDVVVLGTGPAGEGAAMSAAKAGKRVAVVEASSQVGGSCTHLGTIPSKALRHAVKEIIVFNTNPMFRDIGEPRWFSFPKVLDRANRVIDQQVMGRTEYYARNRIDIYFGRGKFKDANTIEVNTYEKGPELLVADKVVIATGSRPYRPANIDFSHPRIYCSDTILSLSHTPRSLIIYGAGVIGCEYASIFCGLGVRVELINPAKKLLSFLDDEITDALSYHLRDGGVLIRHNETYDSVETTERGIVMHMASGKKLRADALLFCNGRSGNTDNLGLESIDLEVNGRGQLAVNDTYQTQVENVYAAGDVIGWPSLASAAYDQGRAVAANMYGTEGAEFISEVPTGIYTIPEISSIGKTEAELTAEKVPYEVGRAFFKNTARAQITGEAVGMLKILFHRETLELLGIHCFGDQASEIVHIGQAIMKQPGEQNTLKYFLNTTFNYPTMAEAYRVAALNGFNRVF
- the nqrM gene encoding (Na+)-NQR maturation NqrM yields the protein MLTIVLAFALMLLLVAAMSVGVLMGRKPISGSCGGMSSLGMEVACDICGGDKGKCEKETKESAVEKVSDDTFYDASK